One window of Trifolium pratense cultivar HEN17-A07 linkage group LG5, ARS_RC_1.1, whole genome shotgun sequence genomic DNA carries:
- the LOC123883465 gene encoding calcium-binding protein KIC produces METNKNMNQTSTTTIIEAEFEDLLPVMAEKLDVETFVSELCNGFNLLADQEIGLITSESLRKNSAMLGMDGMSKEDAEAMVKQGDLDGDGKLNETEFCILMVRLSPEMMQDAETWLEKAIEEQPKN; encoded by the coding sequence ATGGAAACCAACAAGAACATGAATCAAACCTCAACCACTACAATCATAGAAGCAGAGTTTGAGGATTTGCTACCAGTGATGGCAGAGAAACTTGATGTAGAAACCTTTGTATCTGAACTATGTAATGGTTTTAATCTTCTTGCAGACCAAGAAATAGGTTTGATCACAAGTGAGAGTCTTAGGAAAAACTCAGCTATGCTTGGTATGGATGGAATGAGTAAAGAAGATGCTGAAGCTATGGTCAAACAAGGTGATCTTGATGGAGATGGAAAATTGAATGAGACTGAATTTTGCATATTGATGGTTAGGCTTAGTCCTGAAATGATGCAAGATGCTGAGACTTGGTTGGAGAAAGCAATTGAGGAACAGCCAAAAAATTAA